In a single window of the Thiohalophilus sp. genome:
- a CDS encoding Crp/Fnr family transcriptional regulator — translation MGASEQTFSDPPTEADEQARANLRLISRIYPELANPQKPECFELLAQAPINLIPPGSLLVQAHETCNNFILLLEGSIRIYQMAEDGREVTLYRIHPGDICLMSLNSLLRNEPFNASARTETRVRALILKQNDFHHAMEISDNFRNLVLKSLTASVSELTNSFYDMAFQRLDVRLACLLGQLFERAGSKTIKVTHQSLAQELGTTREVISRLLKQFEQQQCISLARGHITINNKSSLEWFSR, via the coding sequence ATGGGCGCATCAGAACAAACATTCTCCGACCCGCCGACCGAGGCCGATGAACAGGCACGGGCCAACCTGCGTCTTATCAGCCGGATCTATCCCGAGCTGGCCAATCCGCAAAAGCCCGAGTGCTTCGAACTGCTGGCGCAGGCGCCCATCAATCTCATCCCGCCGGGCAGCCTGCTGGTACAGGCTCACGAGACCTGCAACAACTTTATCCTGCTGCTGGAGGGCTCGATCCGAATTTACCAGATGGCCGAAGATGGCCGCGAAGTGACCCTTTATCGCATCCATCCAGGCGATATTTGCCTGATGAGCCTCAACAGTCTGCTGCGTAACGAACCGTTCAATGCCAGCGCCCGCACGGAAACCCGGGTCAGGGCCCTGATCCTCAAACAGAACGATTTCCATCACGCCATGGAAATCTCAGACAATTTCCGTAACCTGGTACTCAAGAGTCTGACCGCCAGCGTCAGCGAACTGACGAACAGCTTTTACGACATGGCCTTTCAACGACTGGATGTCCGCCTGGCCTGTCTGCTCGGACAACTGTTCGAGCGGGCCGGTAGCAAGACCATCAAGGTGACCCATCAGTCGCTGGCCCAGGAACTCGGGACCACCCGCGAGGTGATCAGCCGCCTGCTGAAACAGTTCGAACAACAACAGTGCATCAGCCTGGCGCGGGGACACATCACCATCAACAACAAATCCAGCCTCGAGTGGTTCAGCCGTTAA
- a CDS encoding serine/threonine protein kinase — protein MPDTALPYANLTPSLILDAVEACGFQASGALLALNSYENRVYQVGLDDGSFLVTKIYRPGRWSDAAILEEHAFAQELAELEIPVVAPLPLAEGGTLLHYADYRLALYPRRGGRPPELEDPEHLRWLGRMLGRIHACGSQRLFRQRPRLNTELLGTGPYHYLMEHGFIPPELEHNYRQAAEQLLGEIESVWREVAGWVDPIRLHGDCHPGNILWTGQGPHFVDLDDCMIGPAIQDLWMLLSGDRADMTRQLGLLLEGYSQFYDFNALELRLIEALRGLRLIHYSGWLARRWHDPAFPMHFPWFNTPRYWEEQLNTLREQIERLEQPPLEP, from the coding sequence TTGCCTGACACCGCCCTGCCGTACGCCAACCTGACGCCGAGCCTCATACTGGATGCTGTCGAGGCCTGCGGATTTCAAGCCAGCGGCGCCCTGCTGGCGCTCAACAGTTATGAAAACCGTGTCTACCAGGTCGGCCTGGATGACGGCAGCTTCCTGGTCACCAAGATCTATCGCCCCGGCCGCTGGAGCGATGCGGCCATCCTTGAAGAGCACGCCTTTGCCCAGGAACTGGCGGAGCTGGAAATCCCGGTGGTGGCCCCGCTGCCGCTGGCCGAGGGCGGGACCCTGCTGCATTATGCCGACTACCGGCTGGCCCTCTATCCCCGGCGCGGCGGCCGCCCGCCCGAGCTGGAAGATCCCGAACACCTGCGCTGGCTGGGCCGCATGCTGGGCCGCATCCATGCCTGCGGCAGCCAGCGCCTGTTCCGCCAGCGGCCCCGGCTGAACACCGAGCTGCTCGGCACCGGTCCCTATCACTATCTGATGGAGCACGGCTTCATTCCCCCTGAGCTGGAACATAATTATCGCCAGGCCGCCGAGCAGCTGCTCGGGGAGATCGAAAGCGTGTGGCGGGAGGTTGCCGGATGGGTGGATCCGATTCGCCTGCACGGTGACTGCCATCCCGGCAATATCCTCTGGACCGGGCAGGGGCCCCATTTTGTCGATCTCGACGACTGCATGATCGGGCCGGCAATCCAGGATCTGTGGATGCTGCTCAGCGGCGATCGGGCCGATATGACCCGCCAGCTGGGCCTGCTGCTGGAAGGCTACAGCCAGTTTTACGACTTCAACGCCCTGGAATTGCGCCTGATCGAAGCGTTACGCGGGCTGCGACTGATTCACTACAGCGGCTGGCTGGCCCGGCGCTGGCACGACCCCGCCTTTCCCATGCACTTTCCCTGGTTCAACACCCCCCGCTACTGGGAAGAACAGCTCAATACCCTGCGCGAGCAGATCGAACGACTGGAGCAACCGCCGCTCGAACCCTGA
- the prlC gene encoding oligopeptidase A gives MSNPLLEMPALPAFGQIAPEHVEPAIDALLQQNREQLAQLLAQNEVYSWENLIQPLEEMDDRLDRAWSPVSHMNSVVNSDALREAYNACLSKLSDYATELGQNEQLYAAYKAIADSPQYQQLEAAQKKIIDNALRDFHLCGVDLPLDKKQRYKEIQQRLSSLTTRFEENLLDATHAWHKPITDEAQLAGLPDSARAMARQAAEEKQIEGWVFTLDFPSYYAVMSYADDRQLRSEMHEAYVTRASDQGPNAGQWDNSAVMEEILALRHELAQLLGFTHYAERSLATKMAESPQQVLSFLHDLAQRARPVAEQDLAELSEFAHQQHGLEKLEPWDIAYYSEKLRQHKYAISQEDLKPYFPETRVIPGMFEVVKRLYGIEINEVEGIETWHPDVRFYEIRDADGELRGQFYLDLYTRAKKRGGAWMDDCRGRLRHTSGELQTPVAYLTCNLTPPVGDKPALFTHDEVITLFHEFGHGLHHMLTRVDHIGVSGINGVAWDAVELPSQFMENWCWEREALDLIAAHYQTGEPIPDELYQKMYAAKNFQAGMLMMRQLEFSLFDFRLHLEYDPQQGGRIQTILDQVRDEVSVVKPAPYNRFQHGFAHIFAGGYAAGYYSYMWAEVLSADAFSLFEENGIFDRRTGEHFLNSVLEQGGTREPMELFVRFRGREPQIEALLRHTGIAA, from the coding sequence ATGTCCAATCCGCTTCTTGAAATGCCCGCCCTGCCCGCCTTCGGCCAGATTGCACCGGAACATGTCGAACCGGCGATCGACGCTCTGTTGCAACAAAACCGTGAACAGCTGGCGCAGTTGCTGGCGCAGAACGAGGTTTACAGCTGGGAGAACCTGATCCAGCCCCTTGAAGAGATGGACGATCGACTGGATCGGGCCTGGTCGCCGGTCAGTCATATGAACTCGGTGGTCAATAGCGACGCGTTGCGCGAGGCGTACAACGCCTGTCTGTCGAAGCTCAGCGACTACGCCACGGAATTGGGGCAGAACGAGCAGCTCTATGCCGCCTACAAGGCGATTGCCGACTCGCCCCAATATCAACAGCTGGAAGCGGCGCAGAAAAAAATCATCGACAACGCCCTGCGCGATTTTCACCTCTGTGGCGTGGATCTGCCCCTCGACAAGAAACAGCGCTACAAGGAAATCCAGCAACGGCTCTCCAGCCTGACCACCAGGTTTGAAGAGAATCTGCTGGATGCGACGCACGCCTGGCACAAACCGATCACCGACGAGGCGCAACTGGCCGGCTTGCCCGACTCGGCCCGCGCCATGGCCCGCCAGGCTGCCGAAGAGAAGCAGATCGAAGGCTGGGTCTTTACGCTCGATTTTCCCTCGTATTATGCCGTGATGAGTTACGCCGATGATCGGCAGCTGCGCAGTGAAATGCATGAAGCCTACGTGACCCGCGCCTCGGATCAGGGGCCAAATGCCGGCCAGTGGGATAACTCCGCGGTGATGGAAGAGATCCTGGCGCTGCGTCATGAACTGGCGCAACTGCTCGGTTTTACCCATTACGCCGAACGCTCGCTGGCGACCAAGATGGCCGAGTCGCCGCAACAGGTGTTGTCGTTTTTGCACGACCTGGCTCAACGGGCCAGACCGGTGGCGGAACAGGATCTGGCCGAATTGAGCGAATTTGCCCACCAGCAACACGGTCTGGAGAAGCTGGAGCCGTGGGACATCGCCTACTATTCGGAAAAACTGCGCCAGCACAAGTACGCCATCTCCCAGGAAGATCTCAAACCCTACTTCCCCGAAACCCGGGTGATCCCCGGCATGTTCGAGGTAGTTAAACGGCTCTACGGCATCGAGATCAATGAGGTTGAGGGCATTGAGACCTGGCATCCGGATGTCCGCTTCTACGAGATCCGCGATGCCGACGGTGAGTTGCGCGGCCAGTTCTATCTGGATCTCTATACCCGGGCGAAAAAACGTGGCGGCGCCTGGATGGATGATTGTCGCGGCCGGCTGCGCCATACCAGTGGCGAGTTGCAGACGCCGGTGGCCTATCTGACCTGTAACCTGACGCCGCCGGTCGGCGACAAACCGGCGCTGTTCACTCACGATGAGGTGATTACCCTGTTCCATGAGTTCGGTCACGGCCTGCATCACATGTTGACCCGGGTCGATCACATCGGCGTCTCGGGCATCAACGGGGTGGCCTGGGATGCGGTCGAGCTGCCCAGCCAGTTCATGGAGAACTGGTGCTGGGAGCGCGAGGCGTTGGATTTGATTGCCGCCCATTATCAAACCGGTGAACCAATACCGGATGAGCTGTACCAGAAGATGTATGCTGCGAAAAATTTCCAGGCCGGGATGTTGATGATGCGTCAGCTGGAGTTCTCGCTGTTCGACTTTCGTCTGCATCTGGAATACGACCCGCAACAGGGCGGGCGGATTCAGACGATTCTCGATCAGGTGCGTGATGAGGTGTCCGTGGTCAAGCCGGCGCCGTATAATCGATTCCAGCACGGTTTCGCGCACATTTTTGCCGGCGGATATGCGGCAGGTTACTACAGCTATATGTGGGCCGAGGTATTATCGGCGGATGCCTTCTCCCTGTTCGAGGAAAACGGGATTTTTGATCGTCGTACCGGCGAGCATTTCCTGAACTCGGTACTGGAGCAAGGCGGTACACGTGAGCCGATGGAGCTGTTTGTCCGCTTTCGTGGTCGCGAGCCGCAGATCGAGGCTCTGTTGCGGCATACCGGTATAGCTGCCTGA
- a CDS encoding TIGR04211 family SH3 domain-containing protein: MKKRLQLFWLILLVAVVPPALAKTEYVSDQLEVDLYQQPSINSPVTGKLSIGDSVEVFQEQGEFKRVRLENGDQGWIRAQYLGEEPPQKAQNDQLASKYEALSAQLEEKNKQLNKVQRDLQIRRDELSNARTTIRELKKQIEAGGNSEAINEEQLQQLAEKERQIEKLQAEIENLKKEAEAEAEAEEDTPASPGLEQYRAQLEEQRRLNKELRARIEFAREFLTREELPSAEEIEKWQPALPGWYWGTLLTVLIIGLVGGIGWMDYRLRRRHGGFRI; the protein is encoded by the coding sequence ATGAAAAAACGCCTTCAGTTGTTCTGGCTCATCCTGCTGGTCGCGGTAGTTCCGCCGGCCCTGGCGAAAACCGAGTATGTCTCCGACCAGCTCGAAGTTGATCTGTATCAACAACCCAGTATTAACAGCCCCGTTACCGGCAAGTTGTCTATCGGTGACAGTGTGGAAGTGTTTCAGGAGCAAGGTGAATTCAAACGGGTCAGGCTGGAAAACGGCGATCAGGGCTGGATTCGGGCCCAGTACCTGGGCGAAGAGCCACCGCAAAAGGCACAAAATGATCAGCTGGCCAGCAAGTACGAGGCGTTGAGCGCACAGCTTGAAGAGAAAAACAAACAACTCAACAAAGTCCAGCGTGATCTGCAAATCCGCCGGGATGAACTGTCCAATGCCAGAACCACCATCCGCGAATTGAAAAAACAGATCGAGGCGGGTGGCAATAGTGAGGCAATTAATGAAGAGCAACTGCAGCAACTGGCGGAAAAAGAGCGCCAGATCGAAAAACTGCAAGCCGAGATCGAGAACCTGAAAAAGGAAGCGGAGGCAGAAGCAGAAGCAGAAGAAGATACGCCGGCTTCGCCCGGGCTCGAACAGTATCGCGCGCAACTGGAAGAGCAGCGGCGACTCAATAAGGAGCTGCGCGCCCGCATCGAGTTCGCCCGGGAGTTTTTGACCCGTGAAGAACTGCCCAGTGCCGAAGAGATAGAAAAATGGCAGCCTGCGTTACCCGGCTGGTACTGGGGGACGTTACTGACAGTGTTGATTATCGGTCTTGTCGGTGGGATTGGCTGGATGGATTATCGCCTGCGCCGACGTCATGGCGGTTTCCGCATCTAG
- the ubiD gene encoding 4-hydroxy-3-polyprenylbenzoate decarboxylase, with the protein MKYRDLRDFIAQLEKRGELKRIQVEVDPYLEMTEICDRTLRAGGPALLFENPRGSDIPVLANLFGTPQRVALGMGEESVEALREVGKLLAFLKEPDPPRGMKDAWSKLPIFKQVLNMAPKVVKGAACQKQVIEGEEVDLSRLPIQTCWPGDAGPLITWALVITKGPNKERQNLGIYRQQVIGRNKVIMRWLAHRGGALDFRDWQQAHPGEPFPVAVALGADPATILGAVTPVPDTLSEYGFAGLLRGDKTEVTTCLGSDLQVPASAEFVLEGFIYPEEMAEEGPFGDHTGYYNEVEQFPVFTVERITHRPDPIYHSTYTGRPPDEPAVLGVALNEVFVPLLQKQFPEIVDFYLPPEGCSYRMAVVSMKKQYPGHAKRVMLGIWSFLRQFMYTKFVIVTDEDVDVRNWQDVIWAMTTRMDPIRDTTLIDNTPIDYLDFASPVSGLGSKIGFDATNKWPGETRREWGRPISMDESVKQRIDAIWDELGIFDND; encoded by the coding sequence ATGAAATACCGCGATTTACGTGATTTTATCGCCCAGCTGGAAAAGCGCGGCGAACTCAAACGGATTCAGGTCGAGGTCGATCCTTATCTGGAGATGACCGAGATCTGCGATCGCACCCTGCGCGCCGGCGGCCCTGCTCTGTTGTTTGAAAACCCCAGGGGTTCGGATATCCCCGTGCTCGCCAACCTGTTCGGCACGCCGCAGCGGGTGGCCCTGGGCATGGGGGAAGAGTCGGTCGAAGCCCTGCGTGAGGTAGGTAAATTGCTGGCGTTTCTCAAGGAGCCGGATCCGCCCAGGGGGATGAAGGACGCCTGGAGCAAGCTGCCGATCTTCAAGCAGGTGCTGAATATGGCGCCGAAGGTGGTCAAGGGGGCCGCCTGTCAGAAGCAGGTGATCGAGGGCGAGGAGGTGGATCTGTCCCGGTTGCCCATCCAGACCTGCTGGCCGGGGGATGCCGGGCCGTTGATCACCTGGGCGCTGGTCATTACCAAAGGCCCCAACAAAGAGCGCCAGAATCTGGGCATCTATCGCCAGCAGGTGATCGGGCGCAACAAGGTGATTATGCGCTGGCTCGCGCACCGTGGCGGGGCGCTGGATTTTCGTGATTGGCAACAGGCGCATCCCGGGGAACCGTTTCCGGTTGCCGTGGCGCTGGGCGCCGATCCGGCCACCATTCTCGGTGCGGTCACGCCGGTACCCGATACGCTCTCCGAATACGGCTTTGCCGGATTGTTGCGCGGCGACAAGACCGAGGTTACAACCTGTCTCGGCTCTGATCTGCAGGTGCCCGCCTCGGCCGAGTTTGTGCTCGAAGGGTTTATCTATCCCGAAGAGATGGCTGAAGAGGGGCCTTTCGGCGATCACACCGGCTACTACAATGAGGTGGAGCAGTTTCCGGTATTCACCGTCGAGCGTATCACGCATCGTCCCGATCCGATCTATCACAGTACCTACACCGGCCGTCCGCCCGATGAACCGGCGGTGCTGGGGGTGGCGCTGAACGAGGTTTTCGTACCACTACTGCAAAAGCAGTTTCCGGAGATCGTTGATTTTTACCTGCCGCCGGAAGGTTGCTCTTATCGCATGGCGGTGGTGAGCATGAAAAAACAGTATCCCGGTCACGCCAAACGGGTGATGCTCGGCATCTGGTCCTTCCTGCGCCAGTTTATGTATACCAAATTTGTGATCGTCACCGACGAGGATGTGGATGTGCGTAACTGGCAGGATGTGATCTGGGCCATGACCACGCGCATGGATCCGATTCGCGATACCACCCTGATCGACAACACGCCCATCGATTATCTCGACTTTGCCTCCCCGGTCTCCGGCCTGGGCAGCAAGATCGGCTTCGATGCCACCAACAAATGGCCGGGCGAAACCCGGCGTGAATGGGGGCGGCCGATCAGCATGGATGAAAGCGTCAAGCAACGCATTGACGCCATCTGGGACGAACTGGGGATTTTCGATAATGATTAA
- a CDS encoding ParA family protein encodes MRKIMVLNAKGGCGKSTIATNLASYYAYELEKQVALADFDPQGSSMAWLKVRPANYPQIHGIDATREAVRVPAESEVVIMDAPARVQGKELTRLVRRAETIIVPVLPSPIDIRAAADFMKELLTTGKVSRKETRVAVVANRVRENTLIYQSLQAFLKSLRIPFVTSLRDTQNYIRAEERGVGIFEMAPSQVWWDREQWEPLVRWLRSKRSRADS; translated from the coding sequence ATGCGCAAGATCATGGTTCTGAATGCCAAAGGCGGTTGTGGCAAAAGCACGATCGCGACCAACCTGGCCAGTTACTACGCGTATGAGCTGGAAAAACAGGTGGCCCTGGCCGACTTCGATCCCCAGGGCTCCAGCATGGCCTGGCTCAAGGTGCGTCCCGCCAACTATCCGCAAATTCACGGGATTGACGCAACCAGAGAAGCAGTACGCGTTCCCGCGGAGAGCGAGGTCGTGATTATGGATGCGCCGGCCCGGGTACAGGGCAAGGAGCTGACCCGGCTGGTACGCCGGGCGGAGACAATTATCGTCCCGGTATTGCCCTCGCCTATTGATATTCGGGCCGCGGCCGACTTTATGAAGGAACTTCTCACCACCGGCAAGGTCTCTCGAAAAGAGACCCGGGTCGCGGTTGTGGCCAATCGGGTGAGGGAAAATACCTTAATCTATCAATCATTACAGGCGTTTCTCAAGAGTCTGCGAATACCGTTTGTCACCTCGCTGCGGGATACCCAGAACTACATCCGTGCCGAAGAACGGGGCGTGGGCATTTTTGAAATGGCCCCATCGCAGGTGTGGTGGGATCGGGAACAGTGGGAGCCGCTGGTGCGCTGGTTGAGAAGCAAACGCAGTCGGGCGGATTCTTAA
- a CDS encoding DUF4136 domain-containing protein yields the protein MHCIRYLGLLLAALMLGACSSTVNVDYEQNYNFAALETFFLQEKPEKIADDPRLNTPMMQQRLVKAIRAGLQQGGLREEQPADVRVSYRVDIKQEIESDASGVSVGVGTFSRNVGIGFGYGFPASDVESYDRMVLTIDLHSSETDTLLWRGSDSRRLYAGSTPESNTGLVNDLVEAILKKFPPR from the coding sequence ATGCACTGTATACGTTATCTTGGTTTGTTGTTGGCGGCTTTGATGCTCGGTGCCTGCAGCTCCACTGTAAATGTGGATTACGAGCAGAATTATAATTTTGCGGCGCTTGAAACATTTTTCCTGCAGGAGAAGCCCGAAAAAATTGCTGACGATCCGCGACTCAATACGCCCATGATGCAGCAGCGTCTGGTCAAGGCGATCCGTGCCGGATTACAGCAGGGGGGCCTGCGGGAGGAACAACCGGCAGATGTGCGTGTGAGTTATCGGGTTGATATCAAGCAGGAGATCGAAAGTGACGCCTCCGGGGTTTCGGTCGGGGTTGGTACTTTCAGCCGCAATGTCGGTATCGGTTTCGGCTATGGGTTTCCGGCTTCCGACGTGGAGTCCTATGATCGCATGGTGCTGACGATCGATCTGCACAGCAGCGAAACCGACACGTTGCTCTGGCGTGGTTCCGACAGTCGCCGTTTGTATGCCGGCAGTACGCCCGAAAGCAACACCGGCCTGGTCAATGATCTGGTCGAGGCGATTTTGAAAAAGTTTCCGCCGCGCTAA
- a CDS encoding alpha/beta hydrolase has translation MSQLPECVEVGPADAQHSVIWLHGLGADGHDFEPLVPELGLADLSVRFVFPHAPVQPVTLNGGMAMRAWYDIRSPRIQQDEDAAGIRASQAMIEALIQQQQQGGVASHRIILAGFSQGGAVALHTGLRQAESLGGILALSTYLPLVADFEQERQYANQAVPIFMAHGSDDPVVPLSLAEASYQILQQAGYPVTWKRYPMQHQVCPAEISDIAAWLRQQLSGEAESSLP, from the coding sequence ATGTCCCAATTACCCGAATGCGTCGAAGTCGGTCCCGCCGATGCGCAACATAGCGTCATCTGGCTACACGGCCTGGGTGCCGACGGCCATGACTTTGAACCGCTGGTCCCCGAACTGGGGCTGGCGGATCTGTCCGTGCGGTTTGTTTTTCCCCACGCGCCGGTCCAGCCGGTTACCCTCAACGGCGGCATGGCCATGCGCGCCTGGTACGATATCCGCTCGCCCCGGATTCAACAGGATGAAGATGCCGCGGGAATCCGGGCTTCACAGGCCATGATCGAAGCGCTGATCCAGCAGCAACAGCAAGGCGGTGTCGCCTCCCACCGGATCATTCTGGCCGGCTTCTCGCAGGGTGGTGCTGTTGCCCTGCATACCGGCCTGCGTCAGGCCGAATCTTTGGGTGGCATTCTGGCACTTTCAACCTATTTGCCGCTGGTCGCCGACTTTGAACAGGAACGCCAGTATGCCAATCAGGCTGTGCCCATCTTTATGGCCCACGGCAGTGACGATCCCGTGGTGCCGCTCTCCCTGGCCGAAGCTTCATATCAGATCCTGCAACAGGCGGGCTACCCCGTAACGTGGAAGCGCTATCCCATGCAGCACCAGGTCTGCCCGGCGGAGATCAGCGATATCGCCGCCTGGTTACGCCAGCAACTGAGTGGCGAGGCAGAATCCTCGCTGCCCTGA
- the soxZ gene encoding thiosulfate oxidation carrier complex protein SoxZ codes for MAKSIRARATLKGDTVTVKSLITHVMETGMRKDEKTGKKIPAHFIQEVTCAHNGNEVVLAQWGPAVSKNPYLSYEFTGGKSGDDVSISWVDNKGEKDSLTVQIK; via the coding sequence ATGGCTAAGAGTATCCGCGCCCGGGCGACCCTCAAGGGGGACACCGTCACGGTCAAGTCGTTGATTACCCATGTAATGGAAACCGGTATGCGTAAAGACGAGAAAACCGGCAAGAAGATCCCGGCTCACTTCATCCAGGAAGTGACCTGTGCGCACAACGGCAACGAAGTCGTGCTCGCACAGTGGGGGCCGGCTGTCTCCAAGAACCCGTATCTCTCTTACGAGTTCACAGGCGGCAAGTCCGGTGATGACGTTTCCATCAGCTGGGTGGACAACAAGGGTGAGAAAGATTCCCTGACGGTCCAGATCAAGTAA
- the soxY gene encoding thiosulfate oxidation carrier protein SoxY, with the protein MQRRTFLKGGLAGSTVAVAVGAGLLTPGAVMAAWPRRAFETESMETAMNDLFGSAQAQPSDDISIKAPDIAENGAVVPVSVTTVIAGIEEIAIIAEKNGSPLAANFKLASNAKGFVSTRIKMAKTSNVIAVVKAGGKAYSARKEVKVTIGGCGG; encoded by the coding sequence ATGCAACGTAGAACTTTTCTCAAGGGCGGCCTGGCCGGCAGCACTGTGGCAGTCGCCGTCGGTGCCGGTCTGCTGACCCCCGGCGCGGTCATGGCCGCGTGGCCCAGGCGTGCCTTCGAAACCGAAAGCATGGAAACGGCCATGAATGACCTGTTCGGCAGCGCCCAGGCACAGCCCAGTGATGACATCAGCATCAAGGCCCCGGACATCGCCGAAAACGGCGCCGTGGTCCCGGTTTCCGTCACCACCGTTATCGCCGGCATCGAGGAAATCGCCATCATCGCCGAGAAGAACGGCTCGCCCCTGGCGGCCAACTTCAAGCTGGCCAGCAATGCCAAGGGCTTTGTCTCGACCCGCATCAAGATGGCCAAAACCTCCAATGTGATCGCCGTGGTCAAGGCCGGCGGCAAGGCCTACTCGGCTCGCAAAGAGGTCAAAGTCACTATCGGCGGTTGCGGCGGTTAA
- a CDS encoding encapsulin-associated ferritin-like protein translates to MANEGFHEAIEELSDETRDMHRAIVSLMEELEAVDWYNQRMDACKDGELRAILKHNRDEEKEHAAMVLEWIRRRDSKLNDELKDYLFTDKAIAHE, encoded by the coding sequence ATGGCAAACGAAGGTTTTCACGAAGCGATTGAAGAGCTCTCCGACGAGACCCGGGATATGCATCGCGCCATTGTTTCGCTGATGGAAGAACTGGAAGCGGTCGACTGGTATAACCAGCGCATGGACGCCTGCAAAGACGGTGAGCTGCGCGCGATCCTCAAACACAATCGCGATGAGGAGAAAGAGCATGCCGCCATGGTGCTGGAGTGGATCCGCCGACGCGACAGCAAGCTCAATGACGAGCTCAAAGACTATCTGTTCACCGACAAGGCAATCGCCCACGAGTAA
- a CDS encoding DUF192 domain-containing protein: MALVLKIHSDHGPDRPLLPTKWPFVNISEVWSNVLALALLLAPLTGHALETADVILTGEQFQVELALSREEKQQGLMHRDRLPEGTGMLFIYATSQPTSFWNKNVRFSIDILYFDENQALLRADTHVPPCPHSACPVYRTAQPVKYVLELPAGTRERLDLQPGHRFIFRQTDVPKTETGMRRDSID, encoded by the coding sequence ATGGCACTTGTGCTGAAGATCCATTCAGATCACGGACCTGATCGACCTCTCTTGCCGACCAAATGGCCCTTCGTGAATATCTCGGAGGTATGGTCCAACGTCCTGGCCCTGGCATTGCTTTTGGCCCCGCTGACCGGACATGCGCTTGAGACAGCAGATGTGATCCTCACTGGCGAACAGTTTCAGGTCGAGCTGGCGCTAAGCCGTGAAGAAAAACAGCAGGGCCTCATGCACCGGGATCGGCTGCCGGAGGGAACCGGCATGTTATTCATCTACGCAACATCTCAACCGACAAGCTTCTGGAACAAAAATGTCCGTTTTTCCATCGATATTCTCTACTTTGACGAGAATCAGGCCTTGTTGCGCGCCGATACCCACGTTCCGCCTTGTCCCCATTCAGCATGCCCCGTCTATCGAACCGCGCAGCCGGTCAAATACGTGCTCGAATTGCCTGCCGGTACCCGGGAGCGGCTTGATCTTCAACCCGGTCACAGATTCATTTTCCGCCAAACAGACGTTCCGAAAACCGAGACAGGGATGAGACGCGACAGCATCGATTAA
- a CDS encoding thioredoxin family protein, with the protein MRPVLLILLSVLFIPATWADAPEGYPFQDFDQAMNQAREQNKTLFVYFGRYGCGYCEKTNKEAFSDDRVRQIYTDNYVLAYVDSESGKRLQLPSGERITEHEVGTRYDAFVTPVFTFMTPQGKPLKRLVGVQRIEDLLNAHEAIQAQTGDPS; encoded by the coding sequence ATGCGACCTGTTCTCTTGATTTTGTTATCAGTATTGTTCATCCCCGCCACCTGGGCGGATGCCCCCGAAGGTTATCCGTTTCAGGATTTTGACCAGGCCATGAATCAGGCCCGCGAACAGAACAAGACGTTGTTTGTCTACTTTGGCCGTTACGGTTGCGGCTATTGCGAGAAAACCAACAAGGAAGCGTTTTCCGATGACAGGGTTCGTCAAATCTACACCGACAACTATGTGCTGGCCTATGTCGATTCGGAAAGCGGCAAGCGCCTGCAATTGCCCAGCGGTGAACGGATTACCGAACATGAGGTCGGCACCCGTTACGATGCATTTGTCACCCCCGTGTTCACCTTTATGACGCCGCAGGGCAAACCGCTGAAACGCCTGGTCGGCGTCCAGCGGATCGAGGATCTGCTCAACGCCCACGAGGCAATCCAGGCCCAAACCGGGGACCCGTCATGA